From Toxorhynchites rutilus septentrionalis strain SRP chromosome 2, ASM2978413v1, whole genome shotgun sequence, a single genomic window includes:
- the LOC129764269 gene encoding uncharacterized protein LOC129764269, with protein sequence MSDCVPIHTIHNAFDMLGDPIHLPITIGNEQFIITQQDQRSVLDRRTWFLSRPVYNAITPTPPTQFLLCFNEQQILQLLLASLTVRQPFPIVQPPWVFHYEKQTSTDDLPYFARKSDTKRMIDRSDAGPVVKHVHFIVDQTHRQDAAVNTNSLPTPPDVTMECDPGEGTSGNMDSSMGPESAYDHIKNRKKQVNWFW encoded by the exons atgtccgACTGTGTACCAATACACACGATCCACAACGCCTTCGATATGCTTGGTGATCCAATACATT TGCCAATTACCATCGGAAACGAGCAATTCATTATCACCCAACAAGACCAACGTAGTGTTCTAGATCGCAGAACATGGTTTTTGAGTCGACCTGTTTACAACGCCATTACACCAACCCCTCCTACTCAGTTTCTTCTTTGCTTCAACGAGCAGCAAATTCTTCAACTGCTGCTGGCTAGCTTAACTGTTCGCCAACCCTTCCCAATCGTACAACCACCTTGGGTGTTCCACTACGAGAAGCAAACCTCCACCGATGATCTTCCTTATTTCGCACGCAAGAGCGATACGAAGCGGATGATTGATCGATCTGACGCGGGGCCAGTGGTAAAACATGTTCACTTCATCGTCGATCAAACCCATCGACAGGACGCGGCAGTCAACACGAATTCGTTGCCGACACCTCCCGATGTGACAATGGAATGTGATCCAGGGGAGGGTACAAGTGGAAACATGGATTCAAGTATGGGACCTGAGAGCGCTTATGATCACATCAAGAACCGGAAGAAACAAGTTAACTGGTTTTGGTGA